Below is a genomic region from Candidatus Bostrichicola ureolyticus.
TTTTTTTTGTAAGTTTCACTTTATTTTAATTTAACATACTTCAATTCCCATAGATTTAGCTGTACCTACTATCATTGAAATAGCCGATTCAATAGAAAAACAATTCATATCCGACATTTTATTTTTTGCAATAATTTTTACTTCTTCCAAACTAATTTTAGCTACCTTAATTTTATTAGGTTCTTTAGAACCTTTTTTCAATTTTGTTATCTCTAATAATTGTACTGTTACAGTAGGATTTTTAATTAAAAAATCAAATGATTTATCTTCATAAACAGTAATTATTACTGGACAGATTTGTCCTTTTTTTTCTTGAGTCTTTAAATTAAATTTTTTGCAAAAATCCATAATATTTATTCCTGCACTACCTAAAACAGGACCTACAGGAGGTGAAGGTGTAGCTTTACCACCTTCTATTTTATCTATTTTTAATTTTTTAATTATTTTTTTCATCTTTCTAAATTCTTTCTA
It encodes:
- the rplK gene encoding 50S ribosomal protein L11, with amino-acid sequence MKKIIKKLKIDKIEGGKATPSPPVGPVLGSAGINIMDFCKKFNLKTQEKKGQICPVIITVYEDKSFDFLIKNPTVTVQLLEITKLKKGSKEPNKIKVAKISLEEVKIIAKNKMSDMNCFSIESAISMIVGTAKSMGIEVC